CTGGCAGAGCCTGCGCGTGGACAGTAGTTTCAGGCTCCAGAAATCCAGGGATTCGGCTGGCAAAGAACGCTCCAACTCCGGTGGTTACCACTCCAGTAAGAATCCGACGGCGATTCTGCTGAAAGCGCTCAAACGCACTTTGCGGAGTTATCTCGGAAGAACGGAGATCGGAACCAATCACTTTCGAACCACGAATCAGCATGGCAGCGCCAAAATTCCCTTCGTCTAGTTGGATCAAGAATGACTGCTAAAGGTAACAGTTGTGCACAAATTTCTCCAGAAATCGCGTCTGGAGTTGCCTTCCTCGAACAGAAGAGAGCAAACTGTCTGGCATGATTACTGCTGCTCGTGAAAAAGACCTGATGAGTGCAGCTGACCTGCTGCTCGATGCTCGACGAACCTGCCACCCAATCGTAGACCTTCCAATTGAGCTACGCCCGAAAACACTAGAAGAGGCTTATTTTGTGCAAGATAGGATGTCCTGGGCATATGAGGAGAACGGTGGATGGAAGGTGGGCGCTCCAACTGCCGACGCTACGCCTTCTTTTGCTCCGATGCCGGCGGCCTGGATTACATGCAGCGGATGCGATCTGAGGGGAGTGACCCATCGCTACCGCGGAATCGAAGCAGAGATCGCATTCAAGATGGGGACCGATCTACCACCACGCGATACACCTTATACCCGTGAAGAGGTGATTGCTGCGATTGCCAGTATGCATCCTGCGATTGAAATTCTTGAAACGGCACTACTGGATCCTGCGCAGGCAACGAAACTTACCGCAACCGCCGATATGGCCGTGCATGGTGGATTCGTCTATGGCGAGGCGGTCCCGAACTGGCATAATATCGACTTTTCTACCGAGTCTGTATCGGTCTCAATCGATGGAGCCGTGCGAGTGGAGCGTAGGGGATCCAATACTGCTGGCGACCTGATGCGACTACTCCCATGGCTGGCGAATGAAGGAGCGAGCCGCACCGAAGGACTGAAAAAAGGCGACTGGATTACTACTGGAAGCTGGACTGGAAATACTCCAGCCAATGCCGGTTCGGTTGTGGAAGCGCGATTTGCATCCTGCAAGCCAGTAATCTTCCGTTTTGCTTGATGCAAACCTACAGGTTTCGACATAACAAACACTGCATAACGGGCTTCCCTGAAGAACACACCGTATCTATGGTGTGCCTCTTCAGGGGGCCCAAAATGTTGTGCAATTTTGGCATCCTTCAGAGTATCGTGGGGAATCTGATGGAATAGGTACAAGTTACCTAGAAACGACTGCGCTTAGCAGAACTTGTCTGTGAGGTTGATGGAATGGCACGTCCTTACTGGTCTGGGCAGATCCAGATATCGCTGGTGTCCTTTGGCGTAAAGCTGTTTGTGGCTACAGAATCCAAGAGCGAGATTCGTTTTCACCAGATCAACCGAAAGACGGGAGAACGCGTGCGGCACCAGAAGGTTGCTGCGAGCTCGATCGAGGACAATCCAGGCGAAGCCGCAGAGGCAATCGACAAGGGCGACATTGTAAAAGGCTACGAATATCGCAAGGGCGAATACGTCATGATCGAGCCCAAGGAGTTGGAAGAGCTCCGTATTCCCTCTAAACATGCAATTGAGGTATCCCAGTTTATTGATCTGAATGAATTGACTCCGGAGTATATGGAAAAGCCGTATTTCATTGTTCCGGAAGATGACGTTCAGACAGAGGCCTATACCGTGGTGCGCGCTGCACTCAAGAAGAGCAAGAAGGCCGCATTAGGAAAGATCGCCTTTGGGGGACGAGAACATGTCTTTGCGATTACGGCGAGTGAGGACGACAAGCTGGGCGGCATGATGGGATACACCATGCGGTATCAGGACGAACTTCGAGATCCCGCAGAGTACTTCAAGGACATCAAAAAAGTTGCTGTCAATCAAGACTCTCTTGAACTGGCTTTGGAACTGATCAAGCGAAAAGCTACAAAGTTCGAACCCAATAAATTCAAAGACCAATATGAGGCAGCCGTCCGAGAACTTGTCGAGGCAAAGATTCAGAATCTGCCGATACCGAAGGAAGAAGAAGCTGCTCCGCGACGCGGACAGGTGATTAACCTGATGGATGCTCTACGCAAGAGCGTTGGCGGGAAAGAGGTGGAAGCAACTTCTTCTACCAAGAAGAAACCGTCTTCCTCCGTTCGATCTGCTGCATCCAAAGAAAAGGAAGGCATTTCGCTGGTAAAGCCGGGGAAATCTTCAGGTAAGCGGAAGTCGGCGTAACAGGCTTCGTCAAAAATCGTGACCGCAGATGCTGACGTGCAGGAGCAATGATGGCGGGTTCGAGAAAGACAGCCTTAAAAAAGGCGACCAAGTCTGCAGCGAAGAAGAAATTATATATCCAACAGAACGATGCGGCAGATGCTGTGGATGAGCAGCTTGCACGCTATCGTTCCATGCGCGACTTCAATATCACCTCGGAACCCAGTGGCAAGGATAGCGATAGTACCTCTGTCGAAGGACTTCCCTTCTGCATACAAAAGCATGCTGCCTCGCATCTGCATTACGACTTTCGGCTGGGGTGGAATGGTGTTTTGAAAAGCTGGGCCATCGCCAAAGGACCTAGCTATTTCACCGGAGACAAACGGCTGGCCGTACAGGTGGAAGATCATCCTCTGGAATACGGAGGGTTCGAAGGAATCATCCCGAAGGGTCAGTATGGCGGCGGAACAGTAATGTTGTGGGACCAGGGAACATGGGACCCACAGCCTGGATATACCGATGTCAACGCAGGATTGAGAGATGGAAGTCTGAAGTTTATTTTGCATGGGGCAAAGCTTCAGGGGAAATGGGCTTTGATCCGCATGGGAGGTAAATGGGCAAAAGAGAAAAAGCCCAACTGGCTGCTGATCAAAGAACATGATGAATTCGAGAGAAAACAGGATGAAACACCGATTACAGAATCAGAACCAGACAGCGTTGTGACCGGACGCTCCATTGAAGAGATTGCCAACAGTGGAGATCATGTCTGGAACTCAAAGGATACTCGCTCGGGAGAAAAGGCGTGGTTTCGCAAGGAACCAACAAAAGGCGCTACGAAACGCATACCGTCGAGCTTTCAACAACGGCTTAAGGAAATTCCGAAAGAAAAGCAGCCTGAGTTTCTGCCGCCTCAACTAGCGTCCATGAAAGAGGTGCCACCGTCAGGAGTTGGCTGGCTGCACGAGTTGAAGTTGGACGGATACAGGATTCAAGCGCGCAAGGATGGCGATCGCGTACAGATGTTGACTCGAAAGGGGCTGGACTGGACACATCGAATGCAGACGACGGCAAATGAAATCGCAAAGCTTGCGGTCGATCAAGCAACTTTAGATGGAGAGCTTGTCGTTCTCAAGCCAAATGGAACGACGAGCTTTGCTGATCTGCAAATTTCACTGCAAGAGGGAGCTCAACATACAGTTACTTACTTTGCATTTGATCTATTGCACTTGGAGGGTAAAAACACACGCGATCTCCCCCTCAAAGAACGCAAGGCTTTGTTAAGTGACCTTCTGGTTGACATCAATCAGGACCTGCTGCGGCTCAGCGAGCACATCGAAACCGAGGATGCCAGAGCACTGTTACACAAGGCGTGCGAATTACAAGCTGAGGGGCTCCTTTCAAAGAACGCGAACGGACGATATATTTCTGGTCGCAGCAGTGACTGGATCAAAACAAAGTGTCTGCACGAACAAGAGTTTGTGATTGGAGGTTACACTCTTCCCTCAAATGATATTCGCGGCGTAGGTGCGCTGCTATTGGGTTACTACGATCGGGGGAAGTTGATTTACGCAGGACGCGCTGGAACTGGATTCAACCATAAGACCCACAAGCTGGTACGCGATTGTCTGGAAGAATTAGCGCAAGAAAAGAGCCCTTTCGCTAGCCTGCCAGGAGATGCACGAAAGGACGCACTTTGGGTAAGACCAGAGATGGTAGCTCAAGTGCGGTTCGCGACATGGACAGCAGACAATCTGATTCGGCAAGCAGCCTTTCTTGGATTACGAGAAGACAAACCCGCTAAAGAAGTTGTACGCGAAGAGCCTGATACATCCATCGGCCCCAAGCGGGCAAGAGGGCGGCACCTGCATTCTCCGCAAGGAGAAGTTGAGGTACCAAGCAGAAAGACAACTGAGAAAAAAGATGTTGAGGGTAACGAACATGCATCGATACGTTTGACTCACCCGGAAAAAATATTGGATGAAGCATCGGGCATGACAAAACAGATACTTGCAGATTATTACTGGGCGATTGCGGAATGGATGCTTCCTCAGATTGAGGGTCGTCCTGTGAGCCTGGTGAGGTGTCCTGAAGGCTCAGGAAAGCCTTGTTTCTTTCAGAAACATGTGAACTCCATGCTTCCGAAGGGGATCGGCAGCGTCGATATTGCAGATAAGAAGGGAAAGGTAGAACCCTATATCACCCTAAATACCGTCGAGGCTCTAGCCGGACTGGCTCAATTGGGGGTCCTTGAGGTGCATCCATGGGGATCGCGCAATGAAGATCTGGAACATCCAGACCGATTGATCTTCGATCTCGATCCCGATGAGGAACTGGATTGGTCGGAGATTGTTGATGCCGCATTTGAACTTCGAAGAGGATTAAAGAAGCTCAAGATCGAAAGCTTTGTAAAGACCACTGGAGGCAAAGGACTACATATCATTGCGCCGATCAAAGCAGAGCATACATGGCCAGAAGTCAAGGAGTTCGCGCGTAAATTTGCACTCGTCATGGAGAAAAATGCGCCACAACGATATCTGACGAAGATGACCAAGGCAGCGCGGCGAGGGAAAATCTATCTGGATTATCTGAGAAATGAGCGTGGTGCTACTTCAGTTGCGGCTTATTCGCCTCGCGCGCGAATTGGCGCTCCTGTTTCAATGCCCCTACTCTGGACTGAGTTACAGAAGTCGACAGAAAGGCCCGTCTTTCGCGTTGCCGAATTAGCAGAATGGAAGTCCCGATTGAAGCAAGATCCCTGGAAGGATCTTTCGAAAATCAAACAGCAATTACAGTTGGGTCTCGTCGATTAACCAGCCAAGTTTGGATTCGATTTACTGAGCTTCATCACAAGACATTTCGCAGCTCCACCAGCCTTCAAAAATTCACTCAAATCCAATGAAACGACTTTGAATCCTACAGCGTTAAGTCGTTCCGACAATTCCCTGCTGACGTTGTTAATCAAGACAGTACGATCGATATTGATTGCATTGCAGGCAAACCGGGTTGCATCTGCTTCGGAGACGATGATCCGCTTGTGTGAAGGATAAAAATTTTCAATTTGGGCGATAGAAACCGCATCAAAAGCAACCGGATAATACATGACGTAGCCATTGCTCAGAGGTGCAAAGCAAGTATCCAGGTGG
This portion of the Edaphobacter sp. 4G125 genome encodes:
- a CDS encoding 2-keto-4-pentenoate hydratase yields the protein MITAAREKDLMSAADLLLDARRTCHPIVDLPIELRPKTLEEAYFVQDRMSWAYEENGGWKVGAPTADATPSFAPMPAAWITCSGCDLRGVTHRYRGIEAEIAFKMGTDLPPRDTPYTREEVIAAIASMHPAIEILETALLDPAQATKLTATADMAVHGGFVYGEAVPNWHNIDFSTESVSVSIDGAVRVERRGSNTAGDLMRLLPWLANEGASRTEGLKKGDWITTGSWTGNTPANAGSVVEARFASCKPVIFRFA
- the ku gene encoding non-homologous end joining protein Ku, yielding MARPYWSGQIQISLVSFGVKLFVATESKSEIRFHQINRKTGERVRHQKVAASSIEDNPGEAAEAIDKGDIVKGYEYRKGEYVMIEPKELEELRIPSKHAIEVSQFIDLNELTPEYMEKPYFIVPEDDVQTEAYTVVRAALKKSKKAALGKIAFGGREHVFAITASEDDKLGGMMGYTMRYQDELRDPAEYFKDIKKVAVNQDSLELALELIKRKATKFEPNKFKDQYEAAVRELVEAKIQNLPIPKEEEAAPRRGQVINLMDALRKSVGGKEVEATSSTKKKPSSSVRSAASKEKEGISLVKPGKSSGKRKSA
- the ligD gene encoding DNA ligase D, which translates into the protein MAGSRKTALKKATKSAAKKKLYIQQNDAADAVDEQLARYRSMRDFNITSEPSGKDSDSTSVEGLPFCIQKHAASHLHYDFRLGWNGVLKSWAIAKGPSYFTGDKRLAVQVEDHPLEYGGFEGIIPKGQYGGGTVMLWDQGTWDPQPGYTDVNAGLRDGSLKFILHGAKLQGKWALIRMGGKWAKEKKPNWLLIKEHDEFERKQDETPITESEPDSVVTGRSIEEIANSGDHVWNSKDTRSGEKAWFRKEPTKGATKRIPSSFQQRLKEIPKEKQPEFLPPQLASMKEVPPSGVGWLHELKLDGYRIQARKDGDRVQMLTRKGLDWTHRMQTTANEIAKLAVDQATLDGELVVLKPNGTTSFADLQISLQEGAQHTVTYFAFDLLHLEGKNTRDLPLKERKALLSDLLVDINQDLLRLSEHIETEDARALLHKACELQAEGLLSKNANGRYISGRSSDWIKTKCLHEQEFVIGGYTLPSNDIRGVGALLLGYYDRGKLIYAGRAGTGFNHKTHKLVRDCLEELAQEKSPFASLPGDARKDALWVRPEMVAQVRFATWTADNLIRQAAFLGLREDKPAKEVVREEPDTSIGPKRARGRHLHSPQGEVEVPSRKTTEKKDVEGNEHASIRLTHPEKILDEASGMTKQILADYYWAIAEWMLPQIEGRPVSLVRCPEGSGKPCFFQKHVNSMLPKGIGSVDIADKKGKVEPYITLNTVEALAGLAQLGVLEVHPWGSRNEDLEHPDRLIFDLDPDEELDWSEIVDAAFELRRGLKKLKIESFVKTTGGKGLHIIAPIKAEHTWPEVKEFARKFALVMEKNAPQRYLTKMTKAARRGKIYLDYLRNERGATSVAAYSPRARIGAPVSMPLLWTELQKSTERPVFRVAELAEWKSRLKQDPWKDLSKIKQQLQLGLVD